The Falsibacillus pallidus genome contains the following window.
TTTAAGTGTTTATTTGAGCGGAACAGAACATTTAGATGGGGTCCAGATTGGGACAATCATGTCAGTCGGACCGATAATGATGATATTTTTCCAACCTTTGTGGGGCATCATTTGTGATATCACGAATGCCCCAACTAAAGTATTAACCGGGACTACTGTCATTGCCGGAGTATTCGCTCTTGGGTACATAATGTTTCATCAATACATCCTTATTCTATTGGTTGCGGTGTGCATTGCCATTTTTCAAAGCGCCATCATTCCTGTTTCTGATTCGATTTCGCTTAAATATACAAGCAAAGTCAACTACAATTATGGAAATATAAGACTGTTCGGTTCACTTGGGTTTGGAATTGCCGTTTTTATTATGGGAAGACTCTCTGAAGGATTTATTGGCCCAAAGATCATCTTTTTTTCATTTCTGATTTCCTTGGCAGCATCTTCTTTGCTTGCTCTTAACTTTCCAAAAGAAAAGGCGGCCGCAAAAATCGACTTAAAGAAAGGGATCAAAGAGCTGTTTTCACATAAAAAATTTGTTTTATTCCTGATTGTGACGTTTATGATTTTCGGACCGAATCTAGCG
Protein-coding sequences here:
- a CDS encoding MFS transporter, which gives rise to MNGNKKQTIFTMQIFYLLTFFGVGSLFPLLSVYLSGTEHLDGVQIGTIMSVGPIMMIFFQPLWGIICDITNAPTKVLTGTTVIAGVFALGYIMFHQYILILLVAVCIAIFQSAIIPVSDSISLKYTSKVNYNYGNIRLFGSLGFGIAVFIMGRLSEGFIGPKIIFFSFLISLAASSLLALNFPKEKAAAKIDLKKGIKELFSHKKFVLFLIVTFMIFGPNLANNVYFGLFVKESGGSYSGIGIAFLIAVLSEVPFMRLAGGAIRKWGLP